The window GGCATGGCAGGCTTTTGCGCTCCGCTTTATCGATGGTATAGGAAAAGGTACCAAAGACGCACCGAGACGCGTTAGTTGCTCAATCAGCCAAAGAAGGGAAAATGGGATTTTCTTTTGGCTATCAGCGCATGCTGGACACATTTGGTTCGGTTGTGGGTCCACTCGTAACAGCAGGGCTGCTGTATGTGCTTGCGAAAAATGCCATGCAATACAGAATTATCTTTTACATCGGCGGTTCAATTTCAGCCGTGACACTTCTGCTGATTGCGTTTTTTGTAAAAGAAAAGCCGCAGGCCGATTCAAAAGATCAGAATAAATTTGATTTTAGTCTTTTAAAAGGTAAATTTCTGTTTTTCTTAGTCATCATGCTTGTGTTTACGCTTGGAAATTCCAGTGACTCCTACTTAATCCTGCGTGCCCAGGATGTCGGCGTCAGCGCAATTGCAATTCCCATCGTTTATGCCCTGTTCAATTTATTTTATGGATTGCTTGCGACTCCTGCCGGAATATTATCAGATAATATCGGGCGGATAAAAATCATGCAGGCAGGATGGCTGATTTATGCTTTATGCTACATTGGTTTCGCTGTTGCTCGCCAACCATGGCAAATATGGTTAATTTATATTTTTTACGGTATGTATTATGCAACGACAGAAGGAATCTCAAAAGCTTTGGTTGCCCGTGTCGTGCCTGAAAATCAGCGCGGAACTGCTTATGGGCTTTTTAACGCGTCGCTGGGTCTTATGTCGTTACCGGCTAATCTGATCGCAGGGTATCTCTGGGACAGGGTTGCACCTTCTGCAACATTTTATTTCGGTGCCATATGCGCATTAGCCGCATTCGTATTAATAAGCTTTTCAAAACTGGATAAACCGCAAATCTCGTCATAAAGAAGGTTGCTGTATGAATAGTGAAATAAATGCATCTGAGAACAAACAAAATGGTCTGAACGAGAATCACATAAGAGCTATTTCCATCACCCTTAGTGAGCTGGAAAAAAATATTGACGAAATAGAAGGTTTCATCAAAGACATGCATCGTGGAAGAATGTATGAAATTAAAAATGATTTAACAGATCTTCAAAAAGAAATTTTTCTGGAACAAATTCAGCAATTAAGGGAGAGTATCTGCCAATTTGCGGATGAATTCGGCTTGGTTGC of the uncultured Caproiciproducens sp. genome contains:
- a CDS encoding MFS transporter, with the translated sequence MLDTFGSVVGPLVTAGLLYVLAKNAMQYRIIFYIGGSISAVTLLLIAFFVKEKPQADSKDQNKFDFSLLKGKFLFFLVIMLVFTLGNSSDSYLILRAQDVGVSAIAIPIVYALFNLFYGLLATPAGILSDNIGRIKIMQAGWLIYALCYIGFAVARQPWQIWLIYIFYGMYYATTEGISKALVARVVPENQRGTAYGLFNASLGLMSLPANLIAGYLWDRVAPSATFYFGAICALAAFVLISFSKLDKPQISS